The genomic region TACCCCTATTGCTCTCTAGCTCACCAGTTTCCACCGCCTCTTCCCAGTTAAGCTGGGGGCTTTGACAGCAGACTTGATGTGCCACCTGCGGACGCTTTACGCCCAATCATTCCGGATAACGCTTGCATCCTCCTCCGTATTACCGCGGCTGCTGGGCACGGAGTTAGCCGATGCTGATTCCTCAGGTACCGTCATTGATTCTTCCCTGAGAAAAGAGGTTTACGACCCAAGAGCCTTCCTCCCCTCACGCGGTATTGCTCCGTCAGGCTTTCGCCCATTGCGGAAAATTCCCCACTGCTGCCTCCCGTAGGAGTCTGGGCCGTGTCTCAGTCCCAGTGTGGCCGGTCGTCCTCTCAAACCGGCTACCGATCGCAGCCTTGGTAGGCTCTTACCCCACCAACTAGCTAATCGGTCGCGAGCTCCTCTTTTGGCTATACAATATTTCACCTTGCGGCACATCCGGTCTTAGCTGCCGTTTCCAGCAGTTGTCCCCGTCCAAAAGGCAGATTCTCACGCGTTTCTCCCGTCCGCCACTAGAAGTCCGAAAACTTCCCGTTCGACTTGCATGTGTTAAGCATACCGCCAGCGTTCATCCTGAGCCAGGATCAAACTCTCCGTTTTTTTTCCTTAACTCAACATATGTTTCTTCTAATTCGACACCAACTCTCTTGTGCTATTGGCGCTTTCAAACTATACTCTTTTCTAGGTTCGGTCGCCTTTTGGAAGGTCGCTTCGCGTCCCTCTCTCTTCCGGCGCTTTACTAATCTATCTAATCTCCACCAAAAGTGTCAACCCTTTTGGCAAAATTTTTTGACTTTTTCTCAAATCCTCTCGCCGCAACGGTTTGAGCTAGAGTAATTCTGGAGTCAAGCCAGGAAGTTTATTAGTCGTGAGTAATTTTGCTGTTTTACCGCCTTGGTTAATACTCGATCCTCAACTGCGTGATTGGTTAGCTGAAGATATTGGACGAGGCGATCGCACGACTCAAAGCTTGCTAGCTCACAATCCACCTATAGGACAAGCCAAGTGGGTAGCCAAGGCTTCAGGTGTTGTTGCAGGTTTGCCCGTTGCAGCTAGAGTGTTTCAGCTTTTAGACGAGCGAGTTAAATTTGTCGATCATGTGGCTGAGGGAGAATCATGTCAGCCAGGACAAGTCATTGCTGAGATGAGTGGAGCGTTGAATGCATTGCTGATGGGAGAAAGAGTTGCACTTAACTTGGCTATGAGGTTGAGCGGTATTGCTAGCCTTACCCGTCAGTATGTGGAGAGAATAGAAGATTTACCGACTCGATTAGTCGATACGCGCAAAACAACTCCAGGACTGAGAGTACTGGAAAAGTATGCAACTCAACTAGGAGGAGCAATTAATCACCGAATGGGATTGGATGATGCAGTGATGATTAAAGATAATCATATTGCGGTAGCGGGTGGAATTAGTAAGGCGATCGCCCAAATCCGCCAGCGCATACCATATCCTCTCACCATAGAGGTTGAAACCGAGTCTTTGGAACAAGTATCAGAAGCCATACGGCATGGGGCAGATATCATTATGCTGGATAATATG from Chroococcidiopsis sp. SAG 2025 harbors:
- the nadC gene encoding carboxylating nicotinate-nucleotide diphosphorylase — its product is MSNFAVLPPWLILDPQLRDWLAEDIGRGDRTTQSLLAHNPPIGQAKWVAKASGVVAGLPVAARVFQLLDERVKFVDHVAEGESCQPGQVIAEMSGALNALLMGERVALNLAMRLSGIASLTRQYVERIEDLPTRLVDTRKTTPGLRVLEKYATQLGGAINHRMGLDDAVMIKDNHIAVAGGISKAIAQIRQRIPYPLTIEVETESLEQVSEAIRHGADIIMLDNMSLEMMHQAVETIRQYNSKIKIEASGNVSLETICSVAETGVDYISSSAPITQAKWLDLSMKIEC